A region of the Variovorax sp. 54 genome:
CCTTCAACCCCGTGCTCGCGCTCAAGCCGCGCCGCACCGGTGTCGACACCTACAACGTCGAGCGCCTGGCCAAGGCCGGCCGCTGCAACGTGCAGCCGCGCGCCGAGATGACGGCCAAGGGGCCGGGCTACGAGACCTACAGCGTGCCGTGCGCGAGCGGCATGGCCTGGGCCGTGCGCTGCGAGTTCGGCAACTGCCGAGTGCTCGCACAGACGCCGATGCGCCCGGCGGCGCCCGTGCGCCGCTCCTGAGCCAATACCGCCCACAGGGCGGATCGGCTCACTTCACGACCATGCCCTTGAGCGCCGGGTCGGGCGGCGGGGCCTTCAGCTTCATGTCGCGCAGCGTCTTCATGAGCAGCTGCGCGATCATCATGTTGCGGTGCCGCTTGCTGTTGGCCGGGATCACGTGCCACGGGGCGTGGTCGCTCGAGGTGGCAACCAGCGCGTTCTGATACGCCTTCTGGTAATCGGCCCACTTGGTGCGCACTTCGAGGTCGCCCATGCTGAATTTCCACTGCTTGCCGGGCGTGTCGATGCGGGCCTGCAGGCGCTCGCGCTGTTCGTCCTTGTCGATGTGCAGCATGCACTTGACGACGACCGTGCCGGTCTCGGTGAGCAGCCGCTCGAAATCGTTGATCTGCGCGTAGCGGCGGCGGGCTTCGTCGCCGTCGATCCAGCCCTCGACCACGGGTACCAGCACGTCTTCGTAGTGGCTGCGGTTCCACACCATGATCTCGCCGGTGCGCGGCACGGCCGCGTGGCAGCGCCAGAGGTAATCGTGTGCGCGTTCTTCTTCGCTCGGCGCCTTGAAGGCTGTCACCCGCACGCCCAGCGGCGAGGTGCGCGAGAACACCCAGCGCACCGTGCCGTCCTTGCCGCTGGTGTCCATGCCCTGCAGCACCAGCAGCACTTTGCGTCGGCCTTCGGCGTGCAGCACGTCCTGCAGTTCGTCGAGTTCGACGGCCAGGGTGTCGACCTCGGCGCGCTGGCCTGACTCGTCGCCTGTGAGAAAGGGCGTGTCGTCGGGGTCGATGCGCGAGAGCTTGAACTTGCTGCCGACGCGGTACTTCTTGAACTTGGACATCTGCGGGCGCTCCGTCAAAAAAGAAACGAAGCCCGCAGGGTACGCGAATCAGCGCTGCGGGCGACCGCGCGGCGGCGGGTGGTCGTCGTCGCCGTTGCTTTCATCGATCGACGCGCTCCAGCGGTTGTCCCACTCGGCCTGGTGGCGCACGCCGTCGATCTCGCGCCGGTCGCGCTTGGTGGGACGGCCCTGTTCGATGGCCAGTGCCGGCTCGCTGCCCATGCGGCGCTGCTCGCGGAAGGCGGCCTGCGCCGCCAGGCTCTCGGGCGTTTCCTCGTACAGCTGCTGGGCCACGGGCGCCG
Encoded here:
- a CDS encoding RNA-binding S4 domain-containing protein — encoded protein: MDRLRIDKWLWAARFFKTRSLAADEIGKNRIQVNGDVAKASREVKAGDTVALRMGPLTRTVTVRGLSGQRGPAPVAQQLYEETPESLAAQAAFREQRRMGSEPALAIEQGRPTKRDRREIDGVRHQAEWDNRWSASIDESNGDDDHPPPRGRPQR
- a CDS encoding PPK2 family polyphosphate kinase, translated to MSKFKKYRVGSKFKLSRIDPDDTPFLTGDESGQRAEVDTLAVELDELQDVLHAEGRRKVLLVLQGMDTSGKDGTVRWVFSRTSPLGVRVTAFKAPSEEERAHDYLWRCHAAVPRTGEIMVWNRSHYEDVLVPVVEGWIDGDEARRRYAQINDFERLLTETGTVVVKCMLHIDKDEQRERLQARIDTPGKQWKFSMGDLEVRTKWADYQKAYQNALVATSSDHAPWHVIPANSKRHRNMMIAQLLMKTLRDMKLKAPPPDPALKGMVVK